gagaaatcattattatttgttaataaaaatgttaataaattacttttattgttttatatgtattttcgtgaatgttttgtgattaaaatgtatttgttgattttatctagtttagattatttatttgtttaaagactAGCAATATAGTGCCCTTTTAGcttagtaaaatgtagagccttttagTGTAGTATCCCTGTTGTTTAAGTATATCTTATACTGATAGATCAAACACAGACTCTGTCcaatatacaaaaataaattatttaatttacaaacaaacatataaaattatgaaactaacatgtaaaataataaaattgacacacataagaattcaggatagcttggtgctacttggcctcaaatatcgagtctggaacccatatgtgaatactttgtccaattaaatattgtataattataaaaaataattatttaatttataaatcaaacatacaaaattatgaaactaacatgtaaaataataaaattgacacatacaagaattcaggatagcttggtgctactgggcctcaaatcgAGCATGGAACCCATATGTtaatactctgtccaattaaatattatataattataaaaattaattatttaatttacacaacaaacatacaaaattatgaaactaacatgtaaaataataaaattgacacatacaggaattcaggatagcttggtgctactgggcctcaaatatcgagcctggaacccatatgttaattctctgtccaattaaatattttataactataaaaattaattatctaATTTACAGAACAacatacaattaatgttgtttaatttacagtagacgacatggacgtgCCGCCTATGCATCCCGGACCTTTCTACGATGAGCTATTAGTGTTACAGGGCGATCATAAGTCCGCCCACGTATGGGAGGGAGAGTTATTGGCCCAGACTCTCTGCGCCAGGAGAGTGGACGACATGTGGGATTTTATGAAGGACAGAGATCTCCATCCCCGTGTAGTCCAGCGCCTGCAGGTTACGGGTTTCTACAGGATTTTGGAGATCGGGCGGCTGCAACTCGACTGGTCTTTGGTCACGgccctgatagagcggtggcgacccgAGATGCACACATTCCACCTGCCCATTGgtgaggccaccatcacgctgcaGGACGTGGAGGTTTTATATGGGCTACCCGTTGATGGACTGCCTGTTGCATTGCCTCAGGCCATGAGAGAGATGACGCGTGGGCAGTATTTGGACATGCTGCACCAGCTCACTGGTTTCAGGCCATAGGATGATACTGCACACTCAAGGGCCAGTCGCATGAGTTTGACAGCTATTCGACAGCATTTGGAGATATTGCACCCCGACATCACTAGCGAGACAGATGAGGCTTGGCATAATCTCCCCCTTTGCAGGGATTTGTGGGATATGCTGGAGGGCGTACAGGTAAATGTATACCTAAGTTTACTTGGTATAGCTTCACatgtgttgcgcatactcacattttttgttgttatttaatagttcatctggacgccatacaacAACGACTTGATAGGTGGCCTGCCTGATTATTGCTCGGCCGACCGACTGATTTGGAGCACTTTCGTCCCGCTGATGTGCCtcga
This DNA window, taken from Nicotiana tabacum cultivar K326 chromosome 15, ASM71507v2, whole genome shotgun sequence, encodes the following:
- the LOC142169763 gene encoding serine/threonine-protein phosphatase 7 long form homolog; translation: MDVPPMHPGPFYDELLVLQGDHKSAHVWEGELLAQTLCARRVDDMWDFMKDRDLHPRVVQRLQVTGFYRILEIGRLQLDWSLVTALIERWRPEMHTFHLPIGEATITLQDVEVLYGLPVDGLPVALPQAMREMTRGQYLDMLHQLTGFRP